In one Corallococcus sp. EGB genomic region, the following are encoded:
- the tnpB gene encoding IS66 family insertion sequence element accessory protein TnpB (TnpB, as the term is used for proteins encoded by IS66 family insertion elements, is considered an accessory protein, since TnpC, encoded by a neighboring gene, is a DDE family transposase.): MFALPASVRVVLAMEPVDMRKSIDGLMALVRTAWGEDVYSGHLFAFVSRRGDRIKVLTWSRGGFVLLYKRLETGRFRLPPVDAGAQAVTLDATQLAMLLDGIDVAQVRRQPAWTPPGRPGT; this comes from the coding sequence ATGTTCGCCCTGCCTGCGTCGGTGCGCGTGGTGCTGGCGATGGAGCCGGTGGACATGCGCAAGTCGATTGACGGCCTCATGGCGCTGGTGCGCACGGCATGGGGCGAGGACGTCTACTCGGGGCACCTCTTCGCCTTCGTCTCCAGGCGGGGCGACCGCATCAAGGTACTGACGTGGAGCCGGGGCGGCTTCGTGCTGCTGTACAAGCGGCTGGAGACGGGCCGCTTCCGGCTGCCGCCGGTGGACGCGGGCGCGCAGGCGGTGACGCTGGACGCCACGCAGTTGGCCATGCTGCTGGACGGCATCGACGTGGCCCAGGTGAGGCGCCAGCCCGCCTGGACGCCTCCCGGGCGTCCGGGCACCTGA
- a CDS encoding IS66 family insertion sequence element accessory protein TnpB — MAKQVEKPEWARIAEAFEASGQTQREFALAHGMRLSTLQSWVYRHRRSAPSRAEAVRLLPVRVASAPAAPESLVVVATSGARVRFAVGTDVGYVARLVAALGR, encoded by the coding sequence ATGGCGAAGCAGGTGGAGAAGCCGGAGTGGGCGCGCATCGCGGAGGCCTTTGAGGCGAGCGGGCAGACGCAGCGGGAGTTCGCGTTGGCGCACGGCATGCGGCTGAGCACGTTGCAGTCGTGGGTGTACCGGCATCGGCGGTCCGCTCCATCGCGAGCGGAAGCCGTGCGGCTGTTGCCGGTGCGAGTGGCGAGCGCCCCCGCGGCGCCGGAGTCCCTGGTGGTGGTGGCCACGAGCGGAGCGCGGGTGCGATTCGCGGTAGGTACCGACGTCGGTTACGTGGCCCGGCTCGTCGCCGCGTTGGGGCGCTGA
- a CDS encoding ERAP1-like C-terminal domain-containing protein, whose amino-acid sequence MNESFTAWLDRQTVDRLEPSWDYQQERAMSATRSALESDALEAALPVRKPVENNDDIVGSFDNGTTYDKDSSVIVMYEAWLGPERFRDVIRGYLREHAWKVATMEDFLADLSQSAGPEVARSFGGFIVQKGAPRITAQLSCPAGGAPTVKLSQERYLPVGSKADAKQEWQVPVSLRVGTGTQSSRVCSMLQGPSADVDAAVERGDLPLGEALKAVPASAKSTNRLVVQSGASLLGQVPVDQLTQEERQRFRAWVASLYSARARAMGWVPKPGEDDSVKESRSLFLQLAGGTGDDPQLAKEALTLVRAWLADRKSVDPEAFGSALPRAAAHGDVALFDALLEAAKKEQDRSERSRLLTSLAYFRNPDLLWRALGLVVSPDFDGRDSQVILGMALMSPESQALAWNFYQTHFDALSQRLRSDELGRLIGQTGNRCNEIDLAQVETFLTPRVDKIEGGPRALARALESIRLCIKAQEVHAPSVKAFLRTR is encoded by the coding sequence CTGAACGAGTCCTTCACCGCATGGCTGGACCGGCAGACCGTGGACCGGCTGGAGCCGTCCTGGGACTACCAGCAGGAGCGCGCCATGTCCGCGACGCGGTCCGCGCTGGAGTCGGATGCGTTGGAGGCCGCGCTGCCCGTGCGCAAGCCGGTGGAGAACAATGACGACATCGTGGGCTCGTTCGACAACGGAACCACGTATGACAAGGACTCGTCCGTCATCGTCATGTACGAGGCCTGGCTGGGGCCGGAGCGCTTCCGCGACGTAATCCGGGGCTACCTCCGCGAGCACGCCTGGAAGGTCGCGACGATGGAGGACTTCCTCGCGGACCTGTCCCAGTCGGCGGGGCCGGAGGTGGCGCGGTCCTTCGGCGGGTTCATCGTCCAGAAGGGAGCGCCGCGCATCACCGCGCAGCTGTCGTGCCCGGCGGGCGGCGCGCCGACAGTGAAGCTGTCGCAGGAGCGCTACCTGCCCGTCGGGTCCAAGGCGGACGCGAAGCAGGAGTGGCAGGTGCCCGTGTCTCTGCGCGTGGGGACGGGCACGCAGTCGTCGCGGGTGTGCTCGATGTTGCAGGGACCGTCGGCGGACGTGGACGCGGCGGTGGAGCGGGGCGACCTGCCGCTGGGGGAGGCCTTGAAGGCGGTGCCTGCCTCGGCGAAGTCGACGAACCGGCTCGTGGTGCAGAGTGGTGCTTCGCTGCTCGGGCAGGTGCCCGTGGATCAGCTCACGCAGGAGGAGCGCCAGCGCTTCCGCGCGTGGGTGGCGTCGCTCTACTCCGCACGCGCGAGGGCGATGGGCTGGGTGCCGAAGCCGGGCGAGGACGACTCGGTGAAGGAGTCGCGCTCGCTGTTCCTCCAGTTGGCCGGTGGGACCGGGGATGATCCGCAGTTGGCGAAGGAAGCGCTGACCCTGGTGCGCGCGTGGCTGGCGGACCGGAAGTCGGTGGATCCGGAGGCATTCGGCAGCGCGCTGCCCCGGGCGGCGGCGCATGGCGACGTGGCGCTGTTCGACGCGCTGCTGGAGGCGGCGAAGAAGGAGCAGGACCGCAGCGAGCGTTCCCGGCTGCTGACATCGCTGGCGTACTTCCGGAACCCGGACCTGCTGTGGCGCGCGCTGGGGCTCGTGGTGTCACCCGATTTCGACGGGCGTGATTCGCAGGTCATCCTCGGCATGGCGCTGATGTCGCCGGAGTCACAAGCGCTGGCGTGGAACTTCTACCAGACGCACTTCGATGCACTGAGCCAGCGGTTGCGCTCAGATGAGCTGGGCCGGCTGATTGGACAGACGGGGAACCGCTGCAACGAGATCGACCTCGCGCAGGTGGAGACGTTCCTCACGCCCCGCGTGGACAAGATTGAAGGCGGACCACGAGCGCTCGCCCGGGCCCTGGAGTCCATCCGTCTGTGCATCAAGGCCCAGGAGGTCCACGCCCCGAGCGTCAAGGCATTCCTCCGCACCCGGTGA
- a CDS encoding glycosyltransferase family 39 protein: MASAGEQQPEQTFTEAILGKETLSATWMKRWLRLPFSTRVVVASAGFAALLFLPYLGAVGLWDCWETHYGEVARMMIERRDYVYPFWEGAHFFSKPPLTMWMQALGMQVVGTVRGSGAVALYTEWGMRIPFALLSITAVALLSLAVSRVVSHRAGLATGFILATMPLYFLLTRQTVTDTPFVTTFSCAMACALIGQLDETTKHRAAWWYGFYFFAGLATLAKGLLGVGLPAVILVLYAALAVIPWDGASVEQHLRWLSDKDFRKDVREGRMPMPVLWGQMYRMHLGTGILVFLAVAVPWYLTLSLFKEVDDEGKLFWYRFFIHDHLNRLTAGVYTTTPGGTFIYFIEQGGFAIFPWVALLPGAFAVVSRLRLRSASKADHLALIAVLWVAFAFWLLSSSATKFHHYVFPVLPGLAILLALFADRLWEEGISAHAVSLIFGFVLFVLVGKDLAENPKNFTDLFVFNYDRPYPQDLVTKPIAFFAARPLWAGDLVTLVLLAFGVYLAFDVFAPRAKEKASPGARAVALLLLLSGVATLGAVASRAQVSAEVLLGLAFLAVAGFLGWQSSRPGTEGRSSLRTVAGLIAVVGVALAVRGFRQPVAEDSLLKALSEPVNIKRTLGFTFAVAGALAVVAALRRTRVMLFGTFWALAAGVALWFNWSHWVDLAHHWTQRDLFWRYYEQRKADEPIVAYMMNWRGETFYSQNTVEQFRARDASTRMRNLAARPGRVWVLVEHNRLNLVRDAVGPDHVVTPVDRDINNKFVLVTVD, translated from the coding sequence GTGGCGAGCGCAGGCGAACAGCAGCCGGAGCAGACCTTCACCGAGGCCATTCTCGGCAAGGAAACCCTCTCCGCGACCTGGATGAAGCGGTGGCTTCGGCTGCCTTTCAGTACGCGCGTCGTGGTGGCCAGCGCCGGCTTCGCAGCCCTCCTGTTCCTCCCGTACCTGGGAGCGGTGGGGCTGTGGGACTGCTGGGAGACGCACTATGGCGAGGTGGCTCGGATGATGATCGAGCGCCGCGACTACGTGTATCCCTTCTGGGAAGGCGCCCACTTCTTCTCCAAGCCCCCGCTCACCATGTGGATGCAGGCGCTGGGCATGCAGGTGGTGGGCACCGTGCGCGGCAGCGGCGCGGTGGCCCTCTACACCGAGTGGGGCATGCGCATCCCCTTCGCCCTCCTCAGCATCACCGCGGTGGCGCTCCTCTCGCTCGCGGTGTCGCGAGTGGTGAGCCACCGCGCGGGCCTGGCCACGGGCTTCATCCTGGCCACCATGCCGCTGTACTTCCTGCTCACGCGGCAGACGGTGACGGACACGCCCTTCGTCACGACCTTCAGCTGCGCCATGGCGTGCGCGCTCATCGGTCAGCTGGATGAGACGACGAAGCACCGCGCCGCGTGGTGGTACGGCTTCTACTTCTTCGCCGGCCTGGCCACGCTGGCCAAGGGTCTGCTCGGCGTGGGCCTGCCCGCCGTCATACTGGTGCTGTACGCGGCGCTGGCCGTCATTCCCTGGGACGGCGCCAGCGTGGAGCAGCACCTGCGCTGGCTGTCGGACAAGGACTTCCGCAAGGACGTGCGCGAGGGCCGCATGCCCATGCCCGTGCTGTGGGGGCAGATGTATCGGATGCACCTGGGCACGGGCATCCTCGTGTTCCTCGCGGTGGCGGTGCCCTGGTACCTCACCCTGTCTCTCTTCAAGGAGGTGGACGACGAGGGCAAGCTCTTCTGGTACCGCTTCTTCATCCACGACCACCTGAACCGCCTCACGGCGGGCGTCTACACCACCACGCCGGGCGGCACCTTCATCTACTTCATCGAGCAGGGCGGCTTCGCCATCTTCCCCTGGGTGGCGCTCTTGCCCGGCGCTTTCGCCGTGGTGTCGCGGCTGCGCCTGCGCTCGGCGAGCAAGGCGGATCATCTGGCCCTCATCGCCGTGCTGTGGGTGGCCTTCGCATTCTGGCTGCTGTCCTCCAGCGCCACGAAGTTCCACCACTACGTCTTCCCCGTGCTGCCGGGCCTGGCCATCCTGCTGGCCCTCTTCGCGGACCGGCTGTGGGAGGAGGGCATCTCCGCGCACGCGGTGAGCCTCATCTTCGGGTTCGTGCTCTTCGTCCTGGTGGGCAAGGACCTGGCGGAGAACCCGAAGAACTTCACGGACCTGTTTGTCTTCAACTACGACCGCCCGTACCCGCAGGACCTGGTGACGAAGCCCATCGCCTTCTTCGCCGCGCGCCCGCTGTGGGCGGGGGACCTGGTGACGCTGGTGCTGCTGGCCTTCGGCGTGTACCTCGCGTTCGACGTGTTCGCTCCCCGCGCGAAGGAGAAGGCATCACCGGGGGCGCGCGCGGTGGCACTGCTGCTGTTGTTGTCCGGCGTGGCCACGCTGGGCGCGGTGGCGTCGCGGGCGCAGGTGTCCGCGGAGGTATTGCTGGGATTGGCGTTCCTGGCGGTGGCCGGCTTCCTGGGCTGGCAGTCCTCGCGGCCGGGCACGGAGGGCCGCTCGTCGCTGAGGACGGTGGCGGGGCTCATCGCGGTGGTAGGTGTGGCGCTCGCGGTGCGGGGCTTCCGCCAGCCGGTGGCGGAGGACTCGCTGCTCAAGGCGCTGTCCGAGCCCGTCAACATCAAGAGGACGCTGGGCTTCACCTTCGCGGTGGCCGGAGCGCTGGCGGTGGTGGCGGCCCTCAGGCGCACGCGGGTGATGCTGTTCGGTACGTTCTGGGCGCTTGCGGCGGGCGTGGCCCTCTGGTTCAACTGGAGCCACTGGGTGGACCTGGCCCACCACTGGACGCAGCGTGACCTCTTCTGGCGCTACTACGAGCAGCGCAAGGCGGACGAGCCCATCGTCGCGTACATGATGAACTGGCGCGGTGAGACGTTCTACTCGCAGAACACGGTGGAGCAGTTCCGCGCCCGCGACGCCAGCACACGCATGCGCAACCTGGCGGCGCGGCCGGGCCGGGTGTGGGTGCTGGTGGAGCACAACCGCCTCAACCTGGTGCGCGACGCGGTGGGGCCGGACCACGTGGTGACGCCCGTGGACCGGGACATCAACAACAAGTTCGTGCTGGTGACCGTCGACTGA
- a CDS encoding helix-turn-helix domain-containing protein, whose amino-acid sequence MRDRCQAVLMTARSRPQQQIAEDLGTTTRNVQRFLARYRAGGLEGLKIQWAPGKTPLIPEHLAPTLLDWIRQGPRACGLKRANWTHVALADFLHQQTGIRVRETAMGDFCRRHGVRLYRPTYRFLRADPARQQQAQQELSEKNARRRQASWSF is encoded by the coding sequence TTGCGCGACAGGTGCCAGGCGGTGCTGATGACCGCCCGGAGCCGGCCCCAGCAGCAGATTGCCGAGGACCTGGGCACCACGACGCGCAATGTGCAGCGCTTCCTGGCTCGCTACCGCGCTGGCGGCCTGGAAGGGCTGAAGATTCAGTGGGCGCCAGGCAAGACGCCCCTCATTCCCGAGCACCTGGCGCCCACCCTGCTGGATTGGATTCGCCAGGGCCCTCGGGCATGCGGCCTCAAGCGCGCCAACTGGACGCACGTCGCCCTGGCCGACTTTCTCCACCAGCAGACAGGCATTCGCGTGCGTGAGACGGCCATGGGCGACTTCTGCCGCCGCCATGGCGTCCGGCTCTACCGGCCTACCTACCGCTTCCTGCGCGCAGACCCGGCTCGGCAGCAGCAAGCCCAGCAGGAGTTGAGCGAAAAAAACGCCAGGCGGCGGCAGGCGAGCTGGTCCTTCTGA
- a CDS encoding AraC family transcriptional regulator, translated as MKCDSLSVFDYRCHAGPWDTPFTEQHTGFSIAYFSYHTRGNTFELVAGSLLIGHPGDEYQCTHEHVVGDECLSFGLSETLVDALGGRQEVWRTGPVPPLPELMVFAELARAAVEGRRDLGLDELGGLFAARFVDVATGRKLRPVDARPQHRRRAVEAALWLDAHSHEPVVLERVAREVGLSPFHFLRLFSKVLGVSPHQYLIRSRLRHAARLLADDARSITDIAFDVGFGDLSNFVRTFHRAAGVPPKPIAACAPSPTPLSQPGPGSPPPAPAPPPLEGAPPSPGVFCEDGNFQRAR; from the coding sequence ATGAAGTGCGATTCGCTCTCGGTGTTCGACTACCGGTGCCACGCGGGTCCCTGGGACACGCCGTTCACGGAGCAGCACACGGGCTTCTCCATTGCCTATTTCAGCTACCACACGCGGGGGAACACGTTCGAGCTGGTGGCGGGCTCGCTGCTGATTGGCCACCCTGGTGACGAATACCAGTGCACGCACGAGCACGTGGTGGGGGACGAGTGTCTGTCATTCGGGCTCTCGGAGACGCTGGTGGATGCCCTCGGTGGTCGGCAGGAGGTCTGGCGGACGGGCCCCGTTCCTCCGCTGCCGGAGTTGATGGTGTTCGCCGAACTCGCGCGGGCGGCGGTGGAGGGCAGGCGCGACCTGGGGCTCGATGAGCTGGGGGGCCTGTTCGCTGCACGCTTCGTGGACGTCGCCACTGGAAGGAAGCTCAGGCCGGTGGACGCCCGGCCGCAGCATCGCCGCCGCGCGGTGGAGGCGGCGCTGTGGTTGGACGCGCACTCGCACGAGCCGGTCGTGCTCGAACGGGTGGCGCGGGAGGTCGGGCTCAGTCCGTTCCACTTCCTCCGGCTGTTCTCGAAGGTCCTGGGCGTCTCTCCGCACCAGTACTTGATCCGCTCCCGCCTGCGCCACGCGGCCCGACTGCTGGCCGACGATGCTCGCTCCATCACCGACATCGCGTTCGACGTCGGCTTTGGTGACCTCTCCAACTTCGTGCGCACCTTCCACCGCGCCGCGGGCGTCCCGCCCAAGCCAATCGCGGCGTGCGCTCCTTCGCCGACTCCACTGTCGCAGCCAGGGCCGGGCTCTCCTCCTCCAGCCCCGGCTCCACCCCCGCTTGAGGGAGCGCCCCCCTCACCCGGCGTCTTCTGCGAGGACGGGAACTTCCAGCGGGCACGCTGA
- a CDS encoding transposase: MVLLSQDEARFPMVPTLTATLGLKGERPVIGTRDCKDVVHTFASANVTTGAVTSRLYGSRPQKRRKDGLSKTRRMQVAFAHHLLNVARAYPADAYPEVLLVIDNAPWHRGRPVDWALGRYPHLTLYRLPPYSPQLQPIERLWRPLRQRATHNVLFDEMAELQNALRSGLGYYRARPQAVLNLLGSLWSPTQSAEA, from the coding sequence CTGGTCCTTCTGAGCCAGGACGAGGCGCGGTTTCCCATGGTGCCCACGCTGACGGCCACCTTGGGCCTCAAGGGCGAGCGCCCCGTGATTGGAACCCGCGATTGCAAGGACGTGGTGCACACGTTTGCCTCGGCCAACGTCACCACCGGCGCGGTAACGAGCCGACTGTACGGCAGCCGCCCCCAGAAACGCCGCAAGGATGGGCTGTCGAAGACGAGGCGGATGCAGGTGGCCTTTGCCCACCATTTGCTCAACGTCGCTCGGGCGTACCCTGCCGACGCGTACCCCGAAGTCCTTCTCGTCATCGACAACGCGCCTTGGCATCGCGGACGTCCGGTGGACTGGGCATTGGGGCGCTACCCACACCTGACGCTGTATCGGCTGCCACCCTACAGTCCGCAACTGCAGCCCATTGAGCGACTGTGGCGCCCTCTGCGCCAGCGTGCCACGCACAATGTCCTCTTCGACGAGATGGCCGAGCTTCAGAATGCGCTGCGCTCGGGGCTGGGCTACTACCGCGCCCGGCCCCAAGCCGTGCTCAATCTTCTCGGCTCACTCTGGAGCCCGACCCAATCAGCCGAGGCGTGA
- a CDS encoding penicillin-binding transpeptidase domain-containing protein, whose product MAFNDSSLCQQRLAPASTFKIPHALIALEEGVLKPDEVVRWDGTPYGNPAWNQDQTLDTAMRCSALWVFQGLATRLGREREEAWMKRLHYGNAEASGDIIRFWLTGPLRISPEEQLHFLARLYRGQLPVSAGTQETVRRTLVQGPQTVAHVRDAIDMGGPWKEGAVLSAKTGALTLPEENLTWLVGHVATKEGAFVFVSTVRSPPGALQSPHPALAAAIDALKAQGLL is encoded by the coding sequence GTGGCCTTCAACGACAGCAGCCTCTGCCAACAGCGCCTGGCTCCCGCCTCCACCTTCAAGATTCCGCATGCGCTCATCGCGCTGGAGGAGGGCGTGTTGAAGCCAGACGAGGTGGTCCGATGGGACGGCACCCCCTATGGCAACCCGGCATGGAACCAGGACCAGACACTGGACACGGCCATGCGCTGCTCGGCCCTGTGGGTCTTCCAGGGACTCGCGACCCGGCTGGGTCGTGAACGCGAGGAAGCCTGGATGAAGCGCCTCCATTACGGAAACGCGGAGGCTTCGGGAGACATCATCCGGTTCTGGCTGACTGGACCGCTTCGCATCTCCCCCGAGGAGCAGCTCCACTTCCTGGCACGGCTCTACAGGGGACAGCTCCCCGTGAGCGCGGGCACGCAGGAAACCGTGAGGCGCACCCTGGTGCAGGGTCCCCAGACCGTGGCGCATGTCCGGGATGCCATCGACATGGGAGGCCCCTGGAAGGAGGGCGCGGTGCTCAGCGCGAAGACAGGCGCGCTCACGCTTCCAGAGGAGAATCTGACGTGGCTCGTGGGGCACGTGGCCACGAAGGAGGGCGCGTTTGTCTTTGTCAGCACGGTGCGCTCCCCGCCGGGCGCATTGCAGTCACCCCATCCCGCGCTGGCCGCCGCCATCGACGCATTGAAGGCCCAGGGGTTGCTCTGA
- a CDS encoding IS66 family transposase, with product MPRELPQDHFCPWREEAEELKERLTSLEAKMAALERHVFGRRTEKLPTVAAELRGATDSTAAQAEAAKEKRQERAARKAEGAPAREIRHAVPAEERHCPACGSEDLRPLGKGKTSVVYEYVPARFEKQVHVQEVLACACGRGVVTAPPPARVVDRGEYGPGFLSHVVTSKCADAMPLHRLAQRVERGGVPMSRSTLTDLFHQAASVLLPLSQHLLQCIASADVVWADETPMRVLDVKKTRQGYLWTFLTQTPTGEWLIGYRFSLGRASTTPEDVLGGTRGALVVDAYTGYNAVTLPEGRVRVGCWAHVRRRFFDALPTAPEAREALDFILALYRVEALARDAGVVRTDAHQALRQQQSLPVLTALRAWMESQAPRHLPRGPMGQALSYALKQWDALARFVSDARLPLDNNRSEAALRKAALGRKNFLFVGHEAAGQNLAGLYALVATCEANQVNPEAYLADVLLRVQTHPYSRIGELLPHEWMRRRAADPPESPLQPSP from the coding sequence GTGCCCCGTGAGCTTCCCCAAGACCACTTCTGCCCCTGGCGCGAAGAGGCCGAAGAGCTCAAGGAGCGCCTGACGTCGCTGGAGGCGAAGATGGCGGCGCTGGAGCGTCACGTCTTCGGCAGGAGGACGGAGAAGCTGCCGACGGTGGCCGCCGAGTTGCGTGGAGCCACGGACTCGACGGCGGCCCAGGCCGAGGCCGCGAAAGAGAAGCGGCAAGAGAGAGCCGCCCGCAAGGCCGAGGGGGCCCCGGCGCGGGAGATTCGCCACGCGGTGCCGGCCGAGGAGCGCCACTGCCCGGCGTGCGGCAGCGAGGACTTGAGGCCCCTGGGCAAGGGCAAAACCTCGGTGGTGTACGAGTACGTGCCCGCCCGCTTCGAGAAGCAGGTGCACGTGCAGGAGGTGCTGGCGTGCGCGTGCGGCCGGGGCGTCGTCACCGCCCCGCCTCCGGCCCGGGTGGTGGACAGGGGCGAGTACGGCCCGGGCTTCCTCTCCCACGTGGTGACGTCCAAGTGCGCGGACGCCATGCCCCTGCACCGGCTGGCCCAGCGGGTGGAGAGAGGCGGCGTGCCCATGAGTCGCAGCACGCTGACGGACCTCTTCCACCAGGCCGCCTCGGTGCTGCTTCCTCTTTCGCAGCACCTCCTGCAGTGCATTGCGTCCGCGGACGTGGTGTGGGCCGACGAGACGCCCATGCGCGTGCTGGACGTGAAGAAGACACGCCAGGGCTACCTCTGGACCTTCCTCACCCAGACGCCCACGGGCGAGTGGCTCATCGGCTACCGCTTCAGCCTCGGCCGGGCCAGCACGACGCCCGAGGACGTGCTGGGCGGCACCCGGGGCGCCCTCGTCGTGGATGCCTATACCGGCTACAACGCGGTGACGCTGCCCGAAGGGCGCGTCCGCGTCGGGTGTTGGGCGCATGTGCGGCGTCGCTTCTTCGACGCGCTGCCCACCGCGCCCGAGGCCCGCGAGGCCTTGGACTTCATTCTGGCCCTCTACCGGGTGGAGGCGCTGGCCCGCGACGCGGGCGTCGTGCGCACGGACGCGCACCAAGCGCTGCGCCAGCAGCAAAGTCTCCCCGTCCTCACTGCGCTGCGTGCGTGGATGGAATCCCAGGCCCCACGCCACCTGCCCAGGGGCCCCATGGGCCAGGCCCTTTCCTACGCGCTCAAGCAGTGGGACGCCCTGGCGCGTTTCGTCTCTGACGCGCGTCTGCCCTTGGACAACAACCGCTCCGAGGCGGCGCTGCGCAAGGCCGCCCTGGGCCGGAAGAATTTCCTCTTCGTCGGCCACGAGGCCGCAGGGCAGAACCTCGCCGGCCTCTACGCTCTCGTCGCCACCTGCGAGGCCAACCAGGTCAATCCCGAGGCCTACCTCGCGGATGTCCTGTTGCGCGTCCAGACGCACCCGTACTCGCGCATCGGTGAGTTGCTACCTCACGAGTGGATGCGGCGACGCGCCGCTGACCCGCCCGAGTCACCCCTCCAGCCCAGTCCCTGA